One Carettochelys insculpta isolate YL-2023 chromosome 15, ASM3395843v1, whole genome shotgun sequence DNA window includes the following coding sequences:
- the SPRY4 gene encoding protein sprouty homolog 4, translating to MEPRMPHNITVVPNSIMVQPLLDSRIPYGRLQHPLTILPIDQMKTTHLENDYIDNPSLAQMAAQKHPRGHHEPTLVNQHLQRCEQDVTHPWISFSGRPSSISSSSSTSSDQRLLDHMAPPPMVDQSSPRAVQIQPKVINCKPLDLKGPVSQELDKHFLLCEACGKCKCKECALPRALPSCWVCNQECLCSAQNLVNYSTCMCLVKGVFYHCTNEDDEGSCADHPCSCSHSNCCARWSFMSALSLVLPCLLCYLPATGCVKLTQRCYDQVSRPGCRCKNTNSVICKVALDGKVSRPEKPF from the coding sequence ATGGAACCCCGGATGCCCCACAACATAACTGTGGTCCCAAACTCCATCATGGTGCAGCCATTATTGGACAGTCGGATCCCCTATGggaggctgcagcaccccctcaccATCCTGCCTATCGACCAAATGAAGACGACTCACCTGGAGAACGACTACATCGATAATCCCAGCCTTGCCCAGATGGCTGCACAGAAGCATCCCCGTGGCCACCACGAACCCACACTGGTCAACCAGCACCTGCAGAGGTGTGAGCAGGATGTCACCCACCCCTGGATCTCTTTCAGTGGGCGGCCCAgctccatcagcagcagcagcagcacctcttCTGACCAAAGGCTCTTGGATCACATGGCGCCGCCCCCCATGGTGGATCAGTCCTCCCCAAGAGCGGTCCAGATACAGCCCAAGGTGATTAACTGCAAACCCCTGGATCTGAAGGGACCTGTGTCTCAGGAGCTTGACAAGCACTTTTTACTGTGTGAAGCCTGTGGGAAATGCAAGTGCAAGGAGTGTGCCCTGCCAAGAGCTTTGCCTTCTTGCTGGGTATGCAACCAGGAGTGCCTCTGCTCTGCGCAGAACCTGGTCAATTACTCCACATGCATGTGTCTGGTGAAGGGAGTCTTCTACCACTGCACTAACGAAGATGATGAGGGCTCCTGTGCggaccacccctgctcctgctctcacTCGAACTGCTGTGCCCGCTGGTCTTTCATGAGTGCCCTCTCGCTGGTCCTGCCTTGCTTGCTGTGCTACCTGCCAGCAACTGGCTGTGTGAAATTAACCCAGAGATGCTATGACCAAGTGAGCCGGCCAGGCTGTAGATGTAAAAACACAAACAGTGTCATTTGCAAGGTGGCCCTGGATGGCAAAGTGAGCAGGCCAGAAAAGCCTTTTTGA